ACGTACCGGCTTGCAGGAAACTGCCGTATTGCACGTTGCGGCGCGTAATCCAGCCATCGGCCGGCGCGCGGATCTCGCAGTACGACAGATTCAGTTCCGCCTGCTCGAGCTGCGCGCGCGCCTGCTCGACCTGCTGCTGCCGCTCTGCGACACTCGCTTCGGTCTGGCGGATCTGTTGCGGCACGAGGCTCGCCGTTTGCAGTTGCGCGCGTGCTTCCTGCACGCTTGCGCTCGCGTTCTGCTGCTGCGCATTGGCCGCGTCGATGTTCTGCTGCGACGTGGCGCGAATGTCGACTGAATGCTGACGGGTGTATGCGGCCTGCGCCTGCGTCAGGTTCGCCCGCGCCGATTCGACCTGCGCCTTCGCCTGCCGATACTGCGCCGGATACTGCACGCGCGCGATCTCGAGTTGCACCTGTGCGGCCTGCAGTTGCGCCTGCGCGAGTCCGAGCGCGGCTTTCGCCTGATCGACCTGCGCAATGTAGTCGCGCTTGTCGATCACGACGAGCAGATCGCCTTTGTGGACATGCGTGTTGTCGTCTACCGCCAGCTTGACCACGTAGCCCGACACTTTCGGCGCAATCGTGATTGCGTTGCCATCGGTGTAGGCGTCGTCGGTGCTGACCTGGTTGCGTGTCGCGAAGGCCCAGATGCCCCCCGCGACGATCAGCAGCAGGACGAGCGCGCCGAGAATGTAGAGCGGCTTGCGGCTGCGCGGCTTTTTGTCTTCGCCGTCGCCATCCCGGTTGCCGCCGTCGTCGTCGCCTTCCCTGGCGTCATCTTTGTCCGCGTGGCTCTCGCCACCGCTCTTGCCGCGCTCGGCGTCCGACTCGTTCCTGCCGTGTTCGCGCGGTGCGTTCCCATCGTGGCCGCTATCGCGCTTTTCATCGCTGCCGCGCGCGTGGCCGGCGGTGTCGCTGTAATCGTCGCGAAGCCTGTCATGCACGCCCGCCGACTGCGCCGCACTTTCAATCATAGTGTTCAGCACGTTTGTTTGGGTCTTGATCTTTGACGTCGTCAACGCTGCGGTGGCCGCTCATGAGCATCACGGGTTGCCGCCTTTGTCCGAACCCGGACGCTTGTGTGCTGCGTGACCGTTGTTTTTCGAGTCGTCTTTCGCGTTATCGGAGGAAGGCGAGGGATCGATGCGCGTCGTGCCGCCCGTCGCGGGTGGGTCGCTCGCGGGAAACGAGTCCTCGACGGCCTTGTCGATGTTTTTTTCCGAGCGTTCGGAATTGGGATGCTTTTCGTCGTGGCGCTTCGGCGCCGATGAACCCGACGCGGCGAGCCGATAGAAACCGGAATACAGCACGCGCGAATCGAGGTGGCGCGGTTTGTTGCGGGGTATTTCGTGGCCGAGCATGAAATTCTCCGTGAATTGAACCGGAACAATCGGCTCAGCAAGGAGCGTTCCGCCCCGGTCGATGCGGCAATGCGGCAACCGCGCGGCCTCGCCGCGCCGCGTTGCAATGCATGCGTGCGGCCGATGTAGATATTCCTCGCATTGCTTCCCGAAATCCGCGCTGTGCCGATCAACCGGGTATATCGATTGCGGCCCGTTGCAAGTGCGTGCAACGCATCCCACTACCCGAACCCGCAGCTGAAGGAGCCGTCCATGCAGTCAACCGACCTTCCCGCCCACGGCCACACGGCGTCGCGGCAGAACCTCGATGTCGATCCTCCCGATATCCAGCGCGTGTCGGTCTCGTTCGACATCAACGGCGTTTCGCGCAGCTTCGAGATCGAGCCGTGGACATCGCTGCTCGATCTGCTGCGCGAAACCTGCGGGCTGACCGGCACGCGCAAAGGGTGCGACCACGGACAATGCGGCGCCTGCACGGCGATCGTCGGCGGCCAGCGTATCAACACGTGTCTCGCGCTCGCGGCCGTATATGACGGTGCATCGATCACGACGATCGAAGGGCTCGCGCAAGGCGATACGCTGCACCCGATGCAGCAGGCGTTCATCGATCGTGACGCGTTCCAGTGCGGCTACTGCACGTCAGGCCAGATCTGCTCGGCGGTCGCGCTGCTCGACGAAGACGAGCTTCATTCGAGCGATCAGATTCGCGAAGCGATGAGCGGCAATCTGTGCCGCTGCGGCGCCTATACGAATATCGTCGCGGCGATCGCGGAGGTGGCGGGCTTGAGCGACGCCCGGAGCCGGCAACGCGAGGCCAAAGAGCGTGCCGGCCTGGACACGCGCGAGGACAACGGCACGCCCGAGGACAACGGCAAAGCCCACGGAGCCCGCGCATGAACCGCTTCTCGTATGCCAGGGCAACCGACATTCGCGATGCGCTCGCGCAGCATCGCGGTGCGCCGCATGTCGCGTTCGTCGCGGGCGGCACGAATCTCGTCGATCTGATTCGCGTCAATGTCGAGCGTCCCGTACGGCTGATCGACATCACCCGGCTGCCGTTGAAGTCGATCGACGAGACGCCCGGCGGCGGTCTGCGCATTGGCGCGCTCGTCACCAACAGCGCGGCCGCGCGCAACCGTGCGATTGCCGAACGCTACCCGCTGCTCTCGAAAGCGATACTCGCGGGCGCGTCCGCCCAGATCCGCAATGCGGCGACGATCGGCGGCAACCTGCTGCAACGCACGCGCTGTCCGTACTTCTACGACACAGAGGTACCGTGCAACAAGCGCGAGCCGGGCAGCGGCTGTCCGGCGCTCGAAGGCGTCAACCGCATGCATGCGATTCTCGGCGCAAGCGAGCACTGCATTGCCGTGCATCCGTCGGATATGTGCGTGGCGCTCGCCGCACTCGATGCGACGGTACACACGGACGGCCCGCATGGCGCGCGCGCGATTGCATTCCCGGATTTTCACCGGCTGCCAGGCGACACCCCGCATATCGACACGAACCTCGAGGCGGGCGAGATCGTGACGGCAGTCGAATTGCCGCCCCGAGGTTTCGCCGGGCACCACGCCTATCTGAAGTTGCGCGAGCGTGCGTCGTATGCATTCGCGCTCGTCTCGGTCGCACTCGCCGTCGAACTCGATGGCGACGCGATTCGCGAGGTGCGCTGCGCGCTCGGCGGCGTCGCGCACAAACCATGGCGCGATTTCGATGCGGAGTCGATGCTGCGCGGCGCGCCGCTGACCGGCGATGTCGTGCGCCGTTTCGCCGGTGCGCTCGTGCGCAATGCGCAGGGCCGGCGCGGCAATGCCTTCAAGATCGAACTGGTCACGCGCGCGGTCGTACGCGCATTCCAGATCGCGACTGGGCGCGATTTCAGGAGCGAACGAGATGACGGTTGAAGAAACCCCGCACCGCGAGCCGGCTGAAGAGGAACACGACACAATGCGTGTGAGCGGCACGCCGCTGAACCGTGTAGACGGCACGCAAAAGGTCACCGGCGCGGCGCGCTATGCGGGCGAATTCGCCGCAGACGGGCTTGCCTATGGCTTTGTCGTGTCGAGCGCGATCGCAAGTGGACGCGTGATTTCGATCGATGCGTCCGCGGCCCTCGAAACGCCAGGTGTGCTGCTCGTGCTGACGCACGAGAACCGCATGACGCTGCCGCTGATGGACGCGAACTACAAGGATGCGATCGCGCCGGGCGGCATGCCGTTCAGGCCGCTGTGGGACGACCGCATCTGGTTCAGCGGCCAGCCCGTTGCGCTTGTCGTCGCGCAGTCGCTCGAGCTTGCGCGTCACGCGGCGTCGCTCGTGCAGGTGCGCTATGAGCACACGCCGCACTGCACGGAGCTTGATCGTGTGATCGGCAATGCGTATCCGCCATCGCTCGAAAAGGGCGGTTTCGAGCCGCCGCCGGCGCCGCGCGGCGATGCGACGGCTGCCTATGCCGACGCGCCCGTGCGCATCAACGAGTTCTATACGACGCCGATCGAATTCCACAATCCGATGGAAATGCACGGCTGCACGGTCGTGCCCGACAGCGGCGAGCGCCTGACGGTCTACGAAAAGACGCAAGGCGTGCAGAACACGAAGCAGTATCTGACTGCCATGTTCGGCCTGAAGGACGATCATGTGCGCGTGATCTCGCCGTTCGTCGGCGGCGCATTCGGTTCGGGCCTGCGACCGCAATACCACCTGCCGCTCGCAGTGATGGCTGCGCTCGATCTGAAGCGGCCGGTGCGCGTGACGCTGACGCGCCAGCAGATGTTCACGTTCTCGCATCGGCCGCAGTCGATCCAGCGCGTCGTGCTCGCGGCGACGCGTGAAGGGCGTCTTACCGCGGTGGCGCACGAGGCGGTCTCCGAGACGTCGCTGTACGAGGACTATTGCGACGTCGTCGTGAACTGGGCCGGGCAACTCTATGCGTGCGACAACGTTCGCCTCGGCTACAAGGTCGCTCAGCTGAATCTGCCGACGCCGGGCGATATGCGCGCGCCCGGCGCTACGCAGGGACTTTTTCCGCTCGAATCGGCAATCGACGAACTGGCCGCCGAACTGAGACTCGACCCGCTGAAGCTGCGTCTCATCAACTATGCGGAGCGCGACGACAACAAGAATCTGCCGTTTTCGAGCAAGGCGCTGCGCGAGTGCTTCGAGCGCGGCGCCGCGCGCTTCGGTTGGTCCGCGCGGCCGCTTGCGCCGCGCTCGATGCGCGACGGCGACGAACTGGTCGGCTGGGGCATGGCGACCGGCATCTGGGAGGCGCTGCAAACGCAGGCGAGCGCGCGCGCCGTGATGACGTGCGACGGCCATGTGGTGGTCTCGAGTTCGACTGCCGATATCGGCACCGGCACCTACACCGCGATGACGCAGATCGCAGCCGACGCGCTGCATGCGCCGCTCGACATGGTGCGCTTCGACCTCGGCGATACGGCCTTGCCCAAGGCGCCGGTGGAGGGCGGGTCGTTCACCGTTTCATCGGTCGGCAGCGCGGTGCAGGCGGCGTGCACGCAACTGCACGAGCAGCTCGTCGCGCTCGCCCGCCAATATGGCGGGCCGGTGTTCGCGCAGGCGAAGGCCGGCGAATTGCGGCGGAACGGCGCGCGTATCGTGCACGGCGCCGATGCGCGCGAGACCGTATCGATCGACGAACTGATGGCGCGCGCGGGCATGAACCAGCTCCAGCAGGAGGCGACGGTCAAGCCCGAGGACCGCCAGAAGCAATATTCGATGGCCACGCATTCGGCCGTGTTCGCCGAAGTGCGTGTCGACGAGTCGCTCGGGATCGCGCGCGTCACGCGCGTCGCGAGCGCGGTCGCGGCGGGGCGCATCATCAATCCGAAGACTGCCGCGAACCAGGTCGCGGGCGGCGTCGTATGGGGTATCGGGATGGCGCTGCAGGAAGAAGGGCAGATCGATCACACGCTGGGCCGCGTGATGAACCACGACCTCGCGCTCTACCACTTTCCGGTCAACGCGGACATCCGCGATATCGACGTGATCTTCGTCGACGAACCGGACGACGTCGTCAATCCGCTCGGTGTAAAGGGCGTTGGCGAGATCGGCGTGGTCGGCGTGGCGGCCGCGATCGCGAACGCGATCTGGCATGCGACCGGCAAGCGCATTCGCGATTTGCCGATCACGCCGGACAAGCTGCTTGCGTGATGGTATGCGCCGCCCTGCACGCGGCGGCGCCTTGGGTCGATCTCGTTACAGCGGTGTGCCGCCGACCGTCGGCGAGATCGTGCTGTCGCGATTCGGATCGTCGGGCCTCATCTCCGGCGTTGCCGGTCTTAGCGAAAGCGGCGGATGCTCGCGGTTGCATGTGTCGATCGAACGATCGGCCACGCAGCGCTGGAATGCATCCGCTTCGTCTTTTTTCGCAAACGTGTACACGGTCTGCTCGACCTGGACTTCGGTGTCCGACGTGCGAATGGTCATGATACTCATGCGAAGTCTCCTCGAAATGTGCTCGCTTACCGATCGCACGCATCGGGCGTACCCGATGCGAAGCCCGCGGTTGGTTTCGTGGTTGGGTCCTGCGGTTTGGTCCCGTGGTTTGGTCCACTTGTTGCTGCAGATCCATACGACCTCAACGAACGCGAGATCAAGGAGGAAACGATGGCATCGAACCACACCCAGCACGACGACCGCGACCGCGAACAGCAACCGTCGGCCAATCCCACCGAGGCGATGAAGCAGGCAAACCCGCCGCGCGCGAATGTTCATCCCGAGCAGACGGCGGAAGTGCCGCACGGCACCGGCAGTCACTCGGAACCGCCGGGCGGCGGTGGCCGTCCGTCGCAGCGCCAGCGGCCCGAGGATGCGCGCAAGCCATAGCGCCGGGCTTTGACGCGGCCGATTACGCCGCAACGCAACTGTTTTTGGAGGACATCATGGAACCGGATCAAAAACCGCTTTCGCCGGGCGACGAAGGACCGCCGGATGCTCCCGGCGTGGGCGAGGACATATGCGCCGTCTGTGACGGCACCGGTCTGGTGGAGGGCGAACGCTGCGAAGTCTGCAGCGGCACCGGCAAGGTGCTGCAAGGCATCGGCGGCGGTTGATGGAACGGGACCCCGAACACAACCGCGCGTAAAGCGCGAATACCAGCGGAGGAAAACCGATGAATCTGCAAAACAAAACAGCATTTGTCACGGGTGCGGGCTCGGGCATCGGCAAAGCGAGCGCGCTACGCCTCGCCGCGGCCGGAGCGAGAGTGATCGTGCATGCGCATAAGGATGACGAAACACGCGCGACCGTCGACGAGATCGTGAAGCAAGGTGGCGACGCCTTCGGCTTTACGGCCGATCTTCGTGACGATGCCGGCTTCGGCCAGGGACTCGATCGTGCGGTTTCGCAAAGCGGGCGGCTTGATATCGTCGTCGCGAACGCCGGTATCAACGGCGTATGGGCGCCGATCGACGAACTGAAGCCGGCCGAATGGGACAACACGATCAATACGAATCTGCGCGGCGCGTATCTGACGCTGCATTTGACCGTGCCGCATCTGAAACGCGCGGGCGCAGGATCGATCGTGATCATCTCGTCGATCAACGGCACACGCGTATTCAGTCACGGCGGCGCCTCCGCGTATTCGACGACCAAAGCCGGCTTGCTCG
The nucleotide sequence above comes from Paraburkholderia sp. SOS3. Encoded proteins:
- a CDS encoding FAD binding domain-containing protein, translating into MNRFSYARATDIRDALAQHRGAPHVAFVAGGTNLVDLIRVNVERPVRLIDITRLPLKSIDETPGGGLRIGALVTNSAAARNRAIAERYPLLSKAILAGASAQIRNAATIGGNLLQRTRCPYFYDTEVPCNKREPGSGCPALEGVNRMHAILGASEHCIAVHPSDMCVALAALDATVHTDGPHGARAIAFPDFHRLPGDTPHIDTNLEAGEIVTAVELPPRGFAGHHAYLKLRERASYAFALVSVALAVELDGDAIREVRCALGGVAHKPWRDFDAESMLRGAPLTGDVVRRFAGALVRNAQGRRGNAFKIELVTRAVVRAFQIATGRDFRSERDDG
- a CDS encoding (2Fe-2S)-binding protein, translating into MQSTDLPAHGHTASRQNLDVDPPDIQRVSVSFDINGVSRSFEIEPWTSLLDLLRETCGLTGTRKGCDHGQCGACTAIVGGQRINTCLALAAVYDGASITTIEGLAQGDTLHPMQQAFIDRDAFQCGYCTSGQICSAVALLDEDELHSSDQIREAMSGNLCRCGAYTNIVAAIAEVAGLSDARSRQREAKERAGLDTREDNGTPEDNGKAHGARA
- a CDS encoding SDR family oxidoreductase translates to MNLQNKTAFVTGAGSGIGKASALRLAAAGARVIVHAHKDDETRATVDEIVKQGGDAFGFTADLRDDAGFGQGLDRAVSQSGRLDIVVANAGINGVWAPIDELKPAEWDNTINTNLRGAYLTLHLTVPHLKRAGAGSIVIISSINGTRVFSHGGASAYSTTKAGLLALGQMTALELAKHKIRVNVICPGKIDTEIDENTQTRSASEASEAAEYPQGKIPLTDGKAGSSDDIADMVVYLSSDRARFITGTPVWIDGGQSLLVG
- a CDS encoding xanthine dehydrogenase family protein molybdopterin-binding subunit — protein: MRVSGTPLNRVDGTQKVTGAARYAGEFAADGLAYGFVVSSAIASGRVISIDASAALETPGVLLVLTHENRMTLPLMDANYKDAIAPGGMPFRPLWDDRIWFSGQPVALVVAQSLELARHAASLVQVRYEHTPHCTELDRVIGNAYPPSLEKGGFEPPPAPRGDATAAYADAPVRINEFYTTPIEFHNPMEMHGCTVVPDSGERLTVYEKTQGVQNTKQYLTAMFGLKDDHVRVISPFVGGAFGSGLRPQYHLPLAVMAALDLKRPVRVTLTRQQMFTFSHRPQSIQRVVLAATREGRLTAVAHEAVSETSLYEDYCDVVVNWAGQLYACDNVRLGYKVAQLNLPTPGDMRAPGATQGLFPLESAIDELAAELRLDPLKLRLINYAERDDNKNLPFSSKALRECFERGAARFGWSARPLAPRSMRDGDELVGWGMATGIWEALQTQASARAVMTCDGHVVVSSSTADIGTGTYTAMTQIAADALHAPLDMVRFDLGDTALPKAPVEGGSFTVSSVGSAVQAACTQLHEQLVALARQYGGPVFAQAKAGELRRNGARIVHGADARETVSIDELMARAGMNQLQQEATVKPEDRQKQYSMATHSAVFAEVRVDESLGIARVTRVASAVAAGRIINPKTAANQVAGGVVWGIGMALQEEGQIDHTLGRVMNHDLALYHFPVNADIRDIDVIFVDEPDDVVNPLGVKGVGEIGVVGVAAAIANAIWHATGKRIRDLPITPDKLLA
- a CDS encoding HlyD family secretion protein, which encodes MIESAAQSAGVHDRLRDDYSDTAGHARGSDEKRDSGHDGNAPREHGRNESDAERGKSGGESHADKDDAREGDDDGGNRDGDGEDKKPRSRKPLYILGALVLLLIVAGGIWAFATRNQVSTDDAYTDGNAITIAPKVSGYVVKLAVDDNTHVHKGDLLVVIDKRDYIAQVDQAKAALGLAQAQLQAAQVQLEIARVQYPAQYRQAKAQVESARANLTQAQAAYTRQHSVDIRATSQQNIDAANAQQQNASASVQEARAQLQTASLVPQQIRQTEASVAERQQQVEQARAQLEQAELNLSYCEIRAPADGWITRRNVQYGSFLQAGTSLFSIVTPQVWVTANFKESQLTRMRPGDKVKMDVDAYPDLELHGHVDSIQLGSGSRFSAFPAENATGNFVKIVQRVPVKILIDSGMPADHPLPYGLSVTPKVYLK